From Leptotrichia wadei, one genomic window encodes:
- a CDS encoding DUF3427 domain-containing protein, protein MSILAKKSESSNLVNAKEKNDNFLEMTEYKENLEFEVLETFSKKISNFIGENDYQKAIEFTEKQLYLLNQTFNKKNKNTNFHFELPLKRKDKDIIGNINELIINEKAKFRNFFIYLKQELLNCKKFYFIVSFIRYSGIQLLISTLDELEKQGIQGEIITSVYLNITDSKALRKLLSYKNIKVKIYNNSSESFHTKAYLFEKEKYHSVVIGSSNISQSALYSAEEWNVKLTDSSFFNIYGKSLNQFEKLWHSNEAIELTQDFIDEYEKYKKSVNVQNTFDYRKTKIEQENEFVPNSMQKGVLQKLKETRINGNKKGLVISATGTGKTYLAAMDIKQFFEINSNTENKLFKINDKKSKTSNIKFLFIAHREELLENAINVFSKILKIDKNEFGRIYGGLKEIDKSIIFASIQSLRNCYNEFKPSFFDYVIVDEFHHSMSNSYLKALSYFNPKFLLGLTATPKRMDGKDILSLCDYNVVDEIGIKEALEEDLIVPFHYFGVNDYTINYDNIPYKNGKYNEKILLENLLLNTRTDYIVEKINKFGFDGDELSAVAFCQNIEHAFFMKEEFSKKGYNSAVITANTSSNERSEILEKFKNKKIEILCVVDILNEGIDIPTINLLLFLRPTMSSTIFIQQIGRGLRKAKNKDFVTIIDFIGNHKKDYLLINYFSSEVDNKDTLFTKKEKIINEIKNQFSNIPKSCYVELDRICQNRIIEKIEKINFSSKNILKEMYLDYKAEIGKSENEILKVSDFDTNIELFQELSLKLGSFYNAQLQFEDSEIKQNKISLLNSEEIEFLAYLEKKLTIVEPFTYLIVKYLINNDFINLEIIADEYKNYFNIKDDFQKEYVINRIFTELVEDKILEKNSKNRLFKISKKYNKIFENKRENNDEINLKLIDLDNSQNTNYNFKNRLEDLLYLGLSEFKKNNNLSIFNENILIPYKKYKRIELQILLDSKVPKGSWRAGYANTDKDICLFATIDKTHIFQENLKYDNSLFADDIIQWISQPKTSHNSSVGQMFIHHKEKGFKVHIFIRKYAFMNGNKTNPFIYLGNAKYYSSQGDKPMKILWKLDKKIPQKLIYELYKF, encoded by the coding sequence ATGAGTATTTTAGCAAAGAAATCTGAGTCAAGTAATTTAGTAAATGCAAAAGAAAAAAATGATAATTTTCTGGAAATGACTGAATACAAGGAAAATTTGGAATTTGAAGTTCTGGAAACTTTTTCAAAAAAGATTTCTAATTTTATTGGAGAAAATGATTATCAAAAAGCTATTGAATTTACTGAAAAACAGCTATATTTACTAAATCAGACATTTAATAAAAAAAATAAAAATACTAATTTTCATTTTGAATTACCATTAAAACGAAAAGATAAAGATATAATCGGAAATATAAATGAATTAATTATAAACGAAAAGGCTAAATTTCGTAATTTTTTTATTTATTTAAAGCAGGAATTGCTAAACTGCAAAAAATTCTATTTTATTGTAAGTTTTATAAGATATTCAGGGATTCAGTTATTAATAAGCACTTTGGATGAACTTGAAAAACAAGGGATTCAAGGAGAAATTATAACATCTGTTTATTTAAATATTACGGATTCAAAGGCATTGCGAAAACTTTTGTCGTATAAGAACATAAAAGTTAAGATTTATAATAATTCAAGCGAGAGTTTTCACACAAAAGCATATTTATTTGAAAAAGAAAAATACCATAGTGTTGTAATTGGATCATCTAATATTAGTCAAAGTGCATTGTATTCGGCAGAGGAATGGAATGTGAAGCTGACAGATAGCAGTTTTTTTAATATTTATGGAAAATCGCTAAATCAGTTTGAGAAGTTGTGGCATAGTAATGAAGCGATAGAATTGACACAAGATTTTATTGATGAATATGAAAAATATAAAAAATCTGTAAATGTACAAAATACTTTTGATTATAGAAAAACCAAAATTGAACAAGAAAATGAATTTGTACCAAATAGCATGCAAAAAGGAGTTTTGCAAAAACTAAAAGAAACTAGAATAAACGGCAATAAAAAGGGCCTTGTAATTTCTGCAACTGGTACAGGAAAAACTTATCTTGCCGCAATGGATATAAAACAGTTTTTTGAAATTAATTCCAATACTGAAAATAAATTATTTAAAATAAATGATAAAAAATCAAAAACTTCAAATATAAAATTTTTATTCATTGCTCATCGTGAAGAGTTGCTAGAAAATGCAATAAATGTTTTTTCAAAAATTCTTAAAATTGACAAAAATGAATTTGGAAGAATTTATGGCGGTTTAAAGGAAATTGATAAAAGTATAATTTTTGCTTCGATTCAGTCTTTAAGAAATTGTTACAATGAATTTAAGCCTAGTTTTTTTGATTACGTTATAGTTGATGAATTTCATCATTCAATGTCAAATAGTTATTTAAAAGCATTATCATATTTTAATCCAAAATTTCTATTAGGATTAACAGCAACTCCAAAACGTATGGATGGAAAAGACATTCTATCACTTTGTGATTATAACGTAGTAGATGAAATTGGAATAAAAGAGGCTTTGGAAGAAGACTTGATTGTTCCTTTTCATTATTTTGGAGTAAATGATTATACGATTAATTATGATAATATTCCTTACAAAAATGGGAAATACAATGAAAAAATATTATTAGAAAATTTATTATTGAACACACGTACCGATTACATTGTTGAAAAAATCAATAAATTTGGCTTCGATGGTGATGAACTAAGTGCTGTTGCATTTTGCCAGAATATAGAGCATGCTTTTTTTATGAAGGAAGAATTTTCAAAAAAAGGTTATAATTCAGCTGTGATCACAGCAAATACAAGTTCAAACGAAAGATCAGAAATTTTAGAAAAATTTAAAAACAAAAAAATTGAAATTTTATGTGTAGTAGATATTTTAAACGAAGGAATTGATATTCCAACAATTAATTTACTGCTATTCTTACGTCCCACAATGTCGTCAACAATTTTTATACAGCAAATTGGGAGAGGATTGAGAAAGGCTAAAAATAAAGACTTTGTGACAATTATTGATTTTATTGGAAATCATAAAAAAGATTATTTATTAATAAATTATTTTTCGAGTGAAGTTGATAATAAAGATACTTTATTCACAAAAAAAGAAAAAATTATAAATGAAATTAAAAATCAATTTTCAAATATTCCAAAATCTTGTTATGTAGAGTTAGATAGAATTTGCCAAAATCGTATTATTGAAAAAATAGAAAAAATTAATTTTAGTTCAAAAAATATTTTAAAGGAAATGTATTTAGATTATAAAGCTGAAATTGGAAAATCAGAAAATGAAATTTTAAAAGTGAGTGACTTTGATACAAATATTGAATTATTTCAAGAGTTATCCCTAAAGTTAGGATCATTTTATAATGCTCAGTTACAATTTGAAGATTCTGAAATCAAACAAAATAAAATATCTTTATTAAATTCAGAAGAAATTGAATTTTTGGCATATTTAGAAAAAAAATTAACGATTGTAGAGCCGTTTACGTATTTGATTGTAAAATATTTGATAAACAACGATTTTATAAATTTAGAAATTATTGCTGATGAATATAAAAATTATTTTAATATTAAAGATGATTTTCAAAAAGAATATGTAATAAATCGTATTTTTACGGAATTAGTTGAAGATAAAATTTTGGAAAAAAATTCAAAAAATAGATTATTTAAAATTTCAAAAAAATATAATAAAATATTTGAAAATAAAAGAGAGAATAATGATGAAATAAATTTAAAACTTATAGATTTAGATAATTCTCAAAACACAAATTATAATTTTAAAAATAGGCTAGAAGATTTACTATATTTAGGATTATCAGAATTTAAGAAAAACAATAATCTTTCAATATTTAATGAAAATATCTTGATTCCATATAAAAAATATAAAAGAATTGAACTGCAAATTTTGCTGGATTCAAAAGTTCCGAAAGGCAGCTGGAGAGCTGGTTATGCGAATACTGATAAAGATATTTGCTTATTTGCGACAATTGATAAAACGCACATTTTTCAAGAGAATTTAAAGTATGACAATTCATTATTTGCAGATGATATTATTCAGTGGATAAGTCAACCAAAAACTTCTCATAATTCAAGTGTTGGACAAATGTTTATTCATCATAAAGAAAAAGGATTTAAGGTTCACATTTTTATACGAAAATATGCTTTTATGAATGGAAATAAGACAAACCCTTTTATCTATCTAGGAAATGCAAAGTATTACAGCAGTCAAGGCGATAAACCAATGAAAATATTATGGAAATTGGATAAGAAAATTCCTCAAAAATTAATTTATGAATTATATAAATTTTAA
- a CDS encoding helicase, whose protein sequence is MIKEKIRYTKTGKRIEVYEFKAKLHQKVVMSKNQFEEHIFPKHPEISLEIIKEVLENPDFVTKQSKSRKEHFYQKKIGKLNYFVVISQHKNVKNLRFVLTAFMAKDSNFLKEKNIHYRYYKK, encoded by the coding sequence ATGATAAAAGAAAAAATTAGATATACAAAGACAGGAAAACGAATAGAAGTTTATGAATTTAAAGCGAAGCTGCATCAAAAAGTTGTAATGAGCAAAAATCAGTTTGAAGAACATATTTTTCCAAAGCATCCTGAAATATCATTGGAAATTATAAAAGAAGTTTTAGAAAATCCAGATTTCGTAACAAAACAGTCAAAATCCCGTAAAGAACATTTTTATCAGAAAAAAATTGGAAAGCTAAATTATTTTGTAGTAATTTCGCAGCACAAAAATGTAAAAAATCTCAGATTTGTTCTGACAGCCTTTATGGCAAAAGATTCAAATTTTCTAAAAGAAAAAAATATACACTATAGATATTATAAAAAATAA
- a CDS encoding 3'-5' exonuclease, with protein MNKEIKLNKNIIFFDVETNGFQGSSVLSMSAIKVNYNSENSGEERNKWKKVSEFNRFYFRNEGEELNEGAINVNGLTDDVILSERKNIIQNTGIEYPLTFKEDMDNFFLFCQDTSHFVAHNIKFDRSFVDFPLQNQFDTMLTNIDIVKVTGSSYGNYKWPKLMECANYYNVPFEESQLHGSYYDVLIMFRIFFKMMKHKTGNKRILEFLEKE; from the coding sequence GTGAATAAAGAAATAAAATTAAATAAGAATATTATATTTTTTGATGTGGAAACAAACGGATTTCAAGGAAGTTCTGTTTTGTCGATGTCTGCGATAAAGGTTAATTATAATTCTGAAAATTCTGGAGAAGAGAGAAACAAATGGAAAAAAGTTTCTGAATTTAACAGATTTTATTTTAGAAATGAAGGCGAAGAGTTAAATGAAGGTGCAATTAATGTAAATGGATTGACAGATGATGTAATTTTAAGTGAAAGGAAAAATATTATTCAAAATACAGGAATTGAATATCCTTTGACTTTTAAGGAAGATATGGATAATTTCTTTTTATTTTGTCAGGATACAAGCCATTTTGTCGCTCATAACATAAAATTTGACAGAAGTTTTGTAGATTTTCCATTGCAAAATCAATTTGATACTATGCTAACAAATATAGATATTGTAAAGGTAACAGGTTCTTCCTATGGAAACTACAAATGGCCAAAATTAATGGAATGTGCCAATTATTATAATGTTCCATTTGAAGAAAGTCAATTACACGGAAGTTATTATGATGTTTTGATAATGTTTAGAATATTTTTTAAAATGATGAAGCATAAGACTGGAAATAAGCGAATTTTAGAATTTTTAGAAAAAGAGTAA
- the murJ gene encoding murein biosynthesis integral membrane protein MurJ codes for MFKSSFIVMIINMLSRILGLIREMIIGSVFGATGMTDAYVSATKIPNFFTTLFGEGSLGTVFIPIYNRGMAEEGKERTDDFVFSLLNLIVAFTSTLSVIMIFFSKQILKVTTGFNDPKRFDAANNLLKIVAFYFLFIALSGVVSSLLNNYKKFAVSASMGIVFNLTIIVGTLMLKNKMGIYGLGVAYLLSGVFQLVIMLPQFFQIMKKYKFILNLKDEYVKEMFILMVPTLVGIFGYQINEIVDNRFATSLPAGTASALNYASRLYLLPIGVFAISLAVVIFPTLSKAVVKNDNRTVRRVVHQGLYMLSFLIVPSSVILFGYAKEIVRLVYERGKFNAAAVKVTSETLQFYALGLLFFSTIHLLTRSHYVYKDRKTPVISSFAAIFINIVLDSLLYKQYRHVGLTFATSFSAMVNFIILYISLNKKYVKLRNLKYIAILGVTFVTSMISYWGSSVIKFQNKYGIVVNLTIFAIIYLIIWFALIFTFRKDLIRKVLKRRKW; via the coding sequence ATGTTTAAATCTAGTTTTATAGTAATGATAATAAATATGTTAAGCCGAATTTTAGGACTTATAAGAGAAATGATTATCGGAAGCGTTTTTGGAGCGACTGGAATGACAGATGCCTATGTCAGTGCTACAAAAATTCCAAACTTTTTTACGACATTGTTTGGGGAAGGATCGCTTGGAACGGTATTTATTCCAATTTATAACCGTGGAATGGCAGAAGAGGGAAAAGAGAGAACAGATGACTTTGTATTTTCACTTTTAAACTTAATAGTTGCATTTACATCGACACTTTCTGTAATTATGATATTCTTTTCTAAACAAATTTTAAAAGTGACAACAGGTTTTAACGATCCAAAAAGATTTGATGCAGCGAATAACTTATTGAAAATCGTAGCTTTTTATTTTTTATTTATTGCACTATCTGGAGTCGTATCGTCATTATTAAATAATTACAAAAAATTCGCAGTTTCAGCGTCGATGGGAATTGTATTTAACTTGACAATCATAGTTGGAACTTTAATGCTAAAAAATAAAATGGGAATTTATGGACTGGGTGTAGCTTATTTGCTTTCTGGAGTTTTTCAGTTAGTGATAATGCTTCCACAATTTTTTCAAATTATGAAAAAATATAAATTTATTTTAAACTTAAAAGATGAATATGTAAAAGAAATGTTTATTTTAATGGTTCCAACATTAGTCGGAATTTTTGGCTATCAAATAAATGAAATTGTTGACAACAGGTTTGCAACTTCACTTCCAGCTGGAACAGCAAGTGCATTAAATTATGCAAGTAGATTATACTTGCTTCCAATAGGAGTTTTTGCAATTTCACTAGCAGTTGTAATTTTCCCAACATTGTCAAAAGCTGTTGTAAAAAATGATAACAGAACAGTGAGAAGAGTTGTTCATCAAGGATTATATATGCTATCTTTTCTAATCGTTCCATCAAGTGTAATTTTATTTGGATATGCAAAAGAAATAGTAAGATTAGTTTACGAAAGAGGGAAATTTAATGCGGCAGCTGTAAAAGTTACTTCAGAAACATTACAGTTTTATGCTTTGGGACTTCTGTTTTTCTCAACAATACATCTTCTTACAAGAAGCCATTATGTCTACAAAGATAGAAAGACACCTGTTATTTCATCTTTTGCTGCAATATTTATAAACATAGTTTTAGATTCACTTTTGTATAAGCAATATAGACATGTCGGTTTGACATTCGCAACTTCATTTTCTGCAATGGTAAACTTTATAATTTTATATATTTCGCTAAACAAAAAATATGTAAAATTAAGAAACTTAAAATATATTGCAATTTTAGGAGTGACATTTGTAACTTCGATGATTTCTTATTGGGGTTCAAGCGTGATAAAATTTCAGAATAAATATGGAATTGTTGTTAATTTAACTATATTTGCAATAATATATTTGATTATTTGGTTTGCTTTGATATTTACTTTTAGAAAAGATTTAATAAGAAAAGTTTTGAAAAGAAGAAAATGGTAA
- a CDS encoding tyrosine-type recombinase/integrase has translation MPVYYNADKKTWYAMFYAKDYKGVNKKYKKTGFKKKKEAQEYEYEFKKKIAKSVNMSFQSLYELYFEDYSKRHKPTAINTVENFFRLHILPFFGDVEISKINSYMIREWQNEMLEKKNENGKPFSENSKANIYAALKSLFNWATKYQGLNENPCRNIGSFGSKKNRSEMKIWSVGDFEKFIDFLELKNKEKNGKYSDAIIIFKVLFWTGLRIGEVLALTFDDINLEEKFIDVNKTISRINKKEYVTTPKTLGSIRKVLLPEILISDLKSYFSKFELELQLNKSKTLNSQKVFNLKNSQLRYILEKYSIQAGVEKIRLHDFRHSHASYLLFIQADITAISKRLGHDNLQTTINTYSHLYKDANKQLMKKLNNNS, from the coding sequence ATGCCAGTTTACTATAATGCAGATAAAAAAACATGGTATGCGATGTTTTATGCTAAAGATTACAAGGGTGTAAATAAAAAGTACAAAAAAACTGGGTTTAAGAAGAAAAAGGAAGCTCAGGAATATGAATATGAGTTTAAGAAAAAAATTGCTAAATCTGTAAATATGTCATTTCAATCGTTGTATGAACTTTATTTTGAGGATTATAGCAAAAGACATAAACCTACAGCTATCAATACTGTGGAAAATTTTTTTAGGTTACATATATTGCCTTTTTTTGGCGATGTTGAGATTAGTAAGATTAATTCCTATATGATTCGGGAATGGCAAAACGAGATGCTGGAAAAGAAAAATGAAAATGGAAAGCCGTTTAGTGAGAATTCTAAAGCTAATATTTATGCAGCTTTAAAAAGTTTGTTTAATTGGGCTACAAAATATCAAGGATTGAATGAAAACCCTTGTAGAAACATTGGATCGTTTGGAAGTAAAAAAAATCGGTCTGAAATGAAGATCTGGTCTGTTGGAGATTTTGAAAAATTTATAGATTTTCTTGAATTAAAAAATAAAGAAAAAAACGGTAAATATTCTGACGCAATTATTATATTTAAAGTCTTATTTTGGACTGGATTACGAATTGGAGAAGTTTTGGCGCTTACATTTGATGACATTAATTTGGAGGAAAAATTTATAGATGTAAATAAAACTATTTCTCGAATAAATAAAAAAGAATATGTAACCACTCCAAAAACTTTGGGGTCAATAAGAAAAGTTCTTCTTCCTGAAATTCTTATTTCAGATTTAAAATCATACTTTTCTAAATTTGAATTAGAATTACAATTAAATAAATCAAAGACTTTAAACTCTCAAAAAGTATTTAATTTAAAAAATTCTCAATTACGTTATATTTTAGAAAAATATAGCATCCAGGCAGGTGTTGAAAAAATAAGACTTCACGATTTTAGACATTCCCATGCTTCATATTTGTTATTTATCCAAGCCGACATTACCGCAATCAGCAAACGCCTAGGGCACGACAATCTACAAACTACTATAAATACTTATTCTCATTTATATAAAGATGCTAATAAGCAGCTTATGAAAAAGTTAAATAATAATAGTTGA